A single Elaeis guineensis isolate ETL-2024a chromosome 15, EG11, whole genome shotgun sequence DNA region contains:
- the LOC105036741 gene encoding L-type lectin-domain containing receptor kinase S.4-like codes for MAASIVLPFLVLLLASSSLSLNIDFAYNGFKSTTNGSLDGSAHITSNGMLQLTNDTKDLIGHAFFSSPIQMLPNNSHFMTPTTISFSTTFVFDIITVGSTGGHGLAFTVAPTKTLEGSCCQYLGLLNTSNNGNSSNHLFAVELDNVQGTTIKSVYSDRILDQQIQYKQFTRRNEKSFTRSFKKTSNKLVHRKGSPFVPQFIMAASIVLPFLVLLLASSSLSFNIDFVYNGFKSATNLSLDGSARISNDMLQLTNGSEVQIGHAFFSSPIQMLLNNTCVMTPATISFSTIFVFDFITVGNSGGHGFAFAVAPTKTLNGGCCHHLGLLNDSDNGNSSNHLFAVEFDTAYDDVDSNHVGVDINSLDSNFSANASYYTNDSSIEKIELEGGQPIQAWIDYDGIAKILNVTIAPLSISKPSRPLISYAIDLSSIFKEYMYVGFSSSTGILTSSHYILGWSFRTNGVASSLDLSHLPIPPQPAKASSTSKVIRIKIGVITFLATLLLIALGLSILWHFWQRAKLAETLEDWELDYPHRFPYKDLYRATKGFKETEVLGSGGFGLVYKGTLPRTGEEVAVKRISSNSRQGVREFVAEVACLGRMRHRNLVQLQGWCKRNEDLLLVYEFMPNGSLDTLLFEGEKRRLLSWDERLKILKGVASGLAYLHEEWEQVVVHRDIKSSNVLLDTEMNGRLGDFGLARLYERGKKAHTTLVVGTLGYIAPEVSRTGKPMASSDVFAYGILLLEVACGRRPIDPTAPAEQLLLMDWVRECKMRGQLLKVVDPKLGGSYVKEEVELVLKLGLVCSQSIPEVRPAMRQVIQYLNRDDSLADNMALVFSEADSFDLASRNSYLSSFDMVSSSSLSGGR; via the exons ATGGCAGCATCCATTGTGCTTCCGTTCCTCGTCCTTCTCTTAGCCAGCTCTTCCCTCTCTTTAAACATCGATTTTGCCTACAACGGTTTCAAATCCACCACTAATGGGAGCTTAGATGGCTCTGCTCATATCACATCCAATGGCATGCTTCAGCTCACCAATGACACCAAGGACCTGATAGGCCATGCCTTCTTCTCCTCACCAATTCAAATGCTGCCCAACAACAGTCACTTTATGACCCCAACTACAATCTCCTTTAGCACCACCTTCGTCTTCGACATCATTACGGTTGGGAGCACAGGCGGCCATGGCTTGGCCTTCACAGTAGCCCCTACAAAGACTCTCGAAGGCAGTTGTTGCCAGTACCTTGGCCTCCTCAATACCAGTAACAATGGAAATTCTTCCAACCATCTCTTTGCAGTTGAGTTGGACAACGTCCAGGGCACTACAATAAAATCAGTTTATAGTGACCGAATTTTA GATCAACAAATTCAATACAAGCAATTTACTCGAAGGAACGAAAAGTCATTCACTCGTTCCTTCAAAAAGACTTCTAACAAGCTTGTCCATCGCAAAGGCTCCCCTTTTGTTCCTCAATTCATCATGGCGGCATCCATTGTGCTTCCGTTCCTCGTTCTTCTCTTAGCCAGCTCTTCCCTCTCTTTTAATATCGATTTCGTCTACAACGGTTTCAAATCCGCCACTAATCTGAGCTTGGATGGCTCTGCTCGTATATCCAATGATATGCTTCAGCTCACCAATGGCAGTGAGGTGCAGATTGGCCATGCCTTCTTCTCCTCACCAATTCAAATGCTGCTCAACAATACTTGCGTCATGACACCGGCTACAATCTCCTTCAGCACCATTTTCGTCTTCGACTTCATCACCGTTGGGAACAGCGGTGGCCATGGCTTCGCCTTCGCAGTGGCCCCTACAAAGACTCTCAATGGCGGTTGCTGCCATCACCTTGGCCTTCTCAATGACAGTGATAATGGAAATTCTTCCAACCATCTCTTTGCAGTCGAGTTTGACACCGCGTACGATGACGTCGATAGCAATCACGTTGGTGTCGACATAAACAGCCTAGATTCCAATTTCTCTGCAAATGCTTCCTACTACACCAATGATTCGAGTATTGAAAAGATTGAATTGGAGGGTGGGCAACCAATTCAGGCCTGGATCGACTATGATGGTATTGCAAAAATTCTGAATGTGACCATTGCTCCCCTCTCCATTAGCAAACCAAGCCGACCTCTCATATCATACGCCATCGATCTATCATCAATTTTTAAGGAGTACATGTATGTTGGTTTCTCTTCATCGACGGGGATTCTCACGAGTTCTCATTACATTTTGGGTTGGAGCTTTCGGACCAATGGAGTTGCAAGCTCCCTTGATCTATCTCATCTACCCATTCCTCCGCAACCAGCAAAAGCTTCGTCGACTTCCAAAGTCATTCGAATCAAAATTGGTGTCATAACTTTTCTTGCTACGCTTCTCTTGATAGCGCTTGGATTGTCTATTTTGTGGCACTTTTGGCAGAGGGCAAAGCTTGCAGAGACTCTTGAGGATTGGGAATTAGATTATCCTCACAGGTTTCCATACAAGGACCTTTACAGGGCAACAAAAGGATTCAAAGAGACAGAGGTGCTCGGCTCGGGTGGCTTTGGCCTGGTGTACAAGGGCACCCTTCCACGCACTGGAGAAGAAGTTGCAGTCAAGAGGATCTCTAGTAATTCCAGGCAAGGAGTGAGAGAATTCGTAGCAGAGGTGGCGTGCTTGGGCCGCATGAGACATAGGAACTTGGTGCAGCTACAAGGATGGTGCAAGCGAAACGAAGACCTCCTTCTTGTCTACGAGTTCATGCCAAATGGCAGCCTTGACACCTTGCTCTTTGAAGGTGAGAAGCGTAGGCTGTTGAGTTGGGATGAACGGCTTAAGATCCTCAAGGGAGTTGCTTCGGGACTCGCCTACCTACATGAAGAATGGGAGCAAGTGGTTGTCCACAGAGACATCAAGTCTAGCAATGTTCTGTTGGATACTGAAATGAATGGAAGGTTGGGCGACTTCGGTCTTGCTAGATTATATGAGCGTGGCAAGAAGGCTCACACGACGCTTGTGGTTGGAACCTTAGGATACATCGCACCAGAAGTGTCGCGCACCGGCAAACCTATGGCCAGTTCAGATGTCTTTGCTTATGGTATATTGCTTTTAGAGGTGGCGTGTGGTCGGAGGCCAATCGATCCCACCGCTCCAGCGGAACAACTACTTCTGATGGACTGGGTGAGGGAGTGCAAAATGAGAGGCCAACTATTGAAGGTTGTGGATCCCAAGCTTGGGGGGTCCTATGTGAAGGAGGAAGTTGAACTGGTACTTAAGCTAGGACTGGTTTGTTCTCAGTCCATTCCAGAGGTCAGGCCTGCCATGAGGCAAGTGATCCAATATCTCAACAGGGATGACAGTCTCGCAGATAACATGGCACTTGTGTTCTCAGAAGCTGATTCTTTTGATTTGGCATCACGCAACTCATATCTTTCATCCTTTGATATGGTGTCTTCCAGCTCCCTCAGCGGAGGTAGGTAG
- the LOC105058221 gene encoding E3 ubiquitin-protein ligase RING1-like, translating to MSLNSSARRTCRLYWCYQCNRAVRIISSPTADVFCPRCYGRFLHEIDLPRPHLVFDFAPRQHLHHPLCPHRHDPFHPLLDPFTRRRNSELDRLRRLEPEEDAAGDNLFGSWVLFQRPTDNDRLPRPVPPPPPPPQPEFSVPPNVSPRDYFTGPNLNELIDELTQDDRPGLPPAPASAIEALPTVCITEAHLIDGSQCPVCKEEFELGEEAREMPCNHVYHSDCILPWLNIHNSCPVCRYQLPSGRNDRGQHEGGEGSSRRRDEQDGGVARWNPFSLLWPFQDPLASYRSQGDAGGDPLNGPSAFYSWWRSLFLL from the exons ATGTCTCTTAACTCCTCAGCTCGTAGGACCTGCCGCCTCTACTGGTGCTACCAATGCAACCGCGCCGTCCGCATCATCTCCTCCCCCACCGCCGACGTCTTCTGCCCCCGCTGCTACGGCCGCTTCCTCCATGAGATCGACTTGCCCCGCCCCCACCTCGTCTTCGACTTCGCGCCCCGCCAACATCTCCACCACCCCCTCTGCCCCCACCGCCATGACCCTTTCCACCCTCTCCTCGACCCTTTCACCCGCCGCCGCAACTCCGAGCTCGACCGCCTCCGCCGCTTGGAACCCGAGGAGGACGCCGCCGGCGACAATCTCTTCGGTTCTTGGGTCCTCTTCCAACGTCCAACCGACAACGACCGTCTCCCCCGCCCAGTGCCGCCACCCCCTCCTCCTCCACAACCGGAGTTCTCCGTTCCCCCGAACGTCAGCCCGAGGGACTACTTCACCGGGCCTAATTTAAATGAGCTGATCGACGAGCTGACCCAGGATGACCGGCCGGGTCTCCCGCCGGCACCGGCATCAGCCATCGAGGCGCTGCCGACTGTTTGCATAACGGAGGCCCACTTGATTGACGGCTCCCAGTGCCCGGTTTGCAAGGAGGAATTTGAACTCGGCGAGGAGGCCCGGGAGATGCCATGCAACCATGTGTACCATTCGGACTGCATCCTCCCATGGTTGAACATTCACAACTCCTGCCCCGTATGCCGGTATCAGCTGCCAAGTGGCCGCAATGATCGAGGCCAGCATGAAGGCGGCGAGGGGTCGAGCAGAAGGCGTGATGAACAAGACGGTGGCGTAGCTAGATGGAATCCCTTCTCTCTTTTGTGGCCCTTTCAGGATCCTTTGGCCAGCTACCGGAGTCAAGGGGATGCCGGTGGTGATCCTTTGAATGGCCCCAGTG CATTTTATTCGTGGTGGCGCTCGTTGTTTCTTCTCTAG